One Centroberyx gerrardi isolate f3 chromosome 2, fCenGer3.hap1.cur.20231027, whole genome shotgun sequence DNA window includes the following coding sequences:
- the LOC139914330 gene encoding myosin heavy chain, fast skeletal muscle-like gives MAIYGKAAIYLRKPEKERIEAQNKPFDAKSAAYVADAKELYLKCTILKKDGGKVTVKVLDNQERTVKEDDVTPMNPPKYDKIEDMAMMTHLNEASVLYNLKERYAAWMIYTYSGLFCATVNPYKWLPVYDSEVVSAYRGKKRMEAPPHIFSVSDNAYQFMLTDRENQSVLITGESGAGKTVNTKRVIQYFATISVGGGEKKKEQAGKIQGSLEDQIIAANPLLEAYGNAKTVRNDNSSRFGKFIRIHFGTTGKLSSADIETYLLEKSRVTFQLPDERGYHIFYQMMTNHKPELIEMTLITTNPYDFPMCSQGQITVASIDDKEELVATDTAIDILGFTNDEKMSIYKFTGAVLHHGNMKFKQKQREEQAEPDGTENADKVGYLLGLNSADMLKALCYPRVKVGNEFVTKGQTVPQVMNSVSALAKSIYERMFLWMVIRINQMLDTKQARQFFIGVLDIAGFEIFDYNSMEQLCINFTNEKLQQFFNHHMFVLEQEEYKKEGIIWEFIDFGMDLAACIELIEKPMGIFSILEEECMFPKASDTTFKNKLYDQHLGKNRAFEKPKPAKGKAEAHFSLVHYAGTVDYNISGWLDKNKDPLNESVIQLYQKSSVKLLPVLYPPVSGGGGKKGGKKKGGSMQTVSSQFRENLGKLMTNLRSTHPHFVRCLIPNESKTPGLMENFLVIHQLRCNGVLEGIRICRKGFPSRILYGDFKQRYKVLNASVIPEGQFIDNKKASEKLLGSIDVDHEEYKFGHTKVFFKAGLLGTLEEMRDEKLASLVSMTQALCRAYLMRKEFVKMMERREAIYTIQYNVRSFMNVKHWPWMKVYYKIKPLLQSAETEKELANMKENYEKMKTDLATALAKKKELEEKMVSLLQEKNDLQLQVASESENLSDAEERCEGLIKSKIQLEAKLKETSERLEDEEEINAELTAKKRKLEDECSELKKDIDDLELTLAKVEKEKHATENKVKNLTEEMASQDESIAKLTKEKKALQEAHQQTLDDLQAEEDKVNTLTKAKTKLEQQVDDLEGSLEQEKKLRMDLERAKRKLEGDLKLAQESIMDLENDKQQSEEKIKKKDFETSQLLSKIEDEQSLGAQLQKKIKELQARIEELEEEIEAERAARAKVEKQRADLSRELEEISERLEEAGGATAAQIEMNKKREAEFQKLRRDLEESTLQHEATAAALRKKQADSVAELGEQIDNLQRVKQKLEKEKSEYKMEIDDLSSNMEAVAKAKGNLEKMCRTFEDQLSELKAKNDENVRQINDVSAQRARLLTENGEFGRQVEEKEALVSQLTRGKQAFTQQIEELKRQIEEEVKAKNALAHGVQSARHDCDLLREQFEEEQEAKAELQRGMSKANSEVAQWRSKYETDAIQRTEELEEAKKKLAQRLQEAEEQIEAVNSKCASLEKTKQRLQGEVEDLMIDVERANGLAANLDKKQRNFDKVLAEWKQKYEEGQAELEGAQKEARSLSTELFKMKNSYEEALDQLETLKRENKNLQQEISDLTEQIGETGKSIHELEKSKKQMETEKAEIQTALEEAEGTLEHEESKILRVQLELNQVKGESEVDDTVQEARNAEEKAKKAITDAAMMAEELKKEQDTSAHLERMKKNLEVTVKDLQHRLDEAENLAMKGGKKQLQKLESRVRELEAEVEAEQRRGADAVKGVRKYERRVKELTYQTEEDKKNVTRLQDLVDKLQLKVKAYKRQAEEAEEQANTHLSKCRKIQHELEEAEERADIAESQVNKLRAKSRDSGKGKEAAE, from the exons ATGGCCATTTATGGCAAGGCCGCCATTTACCTTCGTAAaccagagaaggagaggattgAGGCTCAAAACAAACCCTTTGATGCCAAAAGTGCTGCCTATGTGGCCGATGCTAAAGAGCTGTACCTTAAATGTACAATCCTGAAGAAAGATGGTGGCAAAGTCACCGTGAAAGTCCTTGACAACCAGGAG AGGACAGTTAAGGAGGATGATGTCACCCCTATGAACCCTCCCAAGTATGACAAAATTGAGGACATGGCCATGATGACCCATCTCAATGAAGCCTCTGTGCTGTATAATCTCAAAGAGCGTTATGCAGCATGGATGATCTAC ACCTACTCTGGGCTATTCTGTGCCACTGTGAACCCCTACAAGTGGCTCCCAGTGTACGATTCTGAGGTTGTAAGTGCTTACAGAGGCAAAAAGCGTATGGAGGCCCCACCCCacatcttctctgtctctgacaatGCCTATCAGTTCATGCTTACTG atAGGGAGAACCAGTCTGTCTTGATCAC TGGAGAATCTGGTGCTGGAAAGACTGTGAACACTAAGCGTGTCATCCAGTACTTTGCAACAATCTcagtgggtggaggagagaagaagaaggagcaaGCAGGAAAGATACAG GGCTCACTGGAGGATCAGATTATTGCAGCCAACCCCTTGCTAGAGGCCTATGGTAATGCCAAGACTGTGAGGAATGACAACTCCTCTCGCTTT GGTAAATTCATCAGAATCCATTTTGGCACAACTGGTAAACTGTCTAGTGCTGATATTGAGACAT ATCTGCTGGAGAAGTCCAGAGTGACGTTCCAGCTTCCTGATGAGAGAGGCTACCACATCTTCTACCAGATGATGACCAACCACAAACCGGAGCTGATTG AAATGACGCTCATCACCACCAACCCCTATGACTTCCCCATGTGCAGTCAGGGTCAGATCACTGTGGCCAGCATTGATGACAAAGAGGAGTTGGTTGCCACTGAT ACCGCTATTGATATTCTGGGCTTCACCAATGATGAAAAGATGAGCATCTACAAGTTTACCGGTGCTGTGCTCCACCATGGTAACATGAAGTTCAAGCAGAAGCAGCGTGAAGAGCAGGCTGAGCCAGACGGCACAGAGA ATGCTGACAAGGTTGGCTACCTGCTGGGTCTGAACTCAGCTGACATGCTGAAGGCTCTGTGCTACCCCAGAGTGAAGGTCGGAAATGAGTTTGTCACCAAGGGACAGACCGTGCCACAG GTCATGAACTCAGTGAGCGCTCTGGCTAAATCCATCTATGAGAGGATGTTCTTGTGGATGGTGATCCGTATCAACCAAATGCTTGACACCAAGCAGGCGAGGCAATTCTTCATTGGTGTGCTGGACATcgctggttttgaaatcttTGAT TACAACAGCATGGAGCAGTTGTGTATCAACTTCACCAATGAGAAACTACAACAGTTCTTCAACCACCACATGTTTGTCCTGGAGCAAGAGGAGTACAAGAAGGAGGGTATCATCTGGGAGTTCATTGACTTCGGCATGGACTTGGCTGCCTGCATTGAGCTTATTGAAAAG CCCATGGGCATCTTCTCCATCCTTGAAGAGGAGTGCATGTTCCCCAAGGCTTCAGATACGACTTTCAAGAACAAACTGTATGACCAGCATCTTGGTAAAAACAGAGCATTTGAGAAGCCAAAGCCCGCCAAAGGCAAGGCTGAGGCCCACTTCTCCCTGGTGCACTATGCTGGAACTGTGGACTACAATATCTCTGGCTGGCTGGACAAGAACAAGGATCCCCTGAACGAGTCTGTTATACAGCTTTACCAGAAGTCCTCAGTTAAGCTGCTGCCTGTCCTGTATCCCCCTGTT TCTGGTGGTGGTGGCAAGAAAGGAGGCAAGAAGAAGGGTGGCTCCATGCAGACTGTGTCCTCACAGTTCAGG GAGAACTTGGGCAAGCTCATGACCAACTTGAGGAGCACTCATCCTCACTTTGTACGTTGCCTGATTCCAAATGAGTCAAAGACACCAG GTTTGATGGAAAACTTCCTGGTTATCCACCAGCTGAGGTGTAACGGTGTGCTGGAGGGTATCAGAATCTGCAGGAAAGGTTTCCCCAGCAGAATCCTCTATGGTGATTTCAAGCAGAG ATACAAAGTATTGAATGCCAGCGTCATCCCTGAGGGACAATTCATTGACAACAAGAAGGCCTCTGAGAAGCTGCTTGGATCAATTGatgtggatcatgaagagtaTAAATTTGGACAcaccaag GTGTTCTTCAAAGCTGGTCTGCTGGGTACCCTTGAGGAGATGCGAGATGAGAAGCTTGCTTCTCTGGTCTCCATGACTCAGGCTCTCTGCCGTGCTTACCTCATGAGGAAGGAGTTTGTGAAGATGATGGAAAGGAG GGAAGCCATCTACACCATCCAGTACAACGTCCGCTCATTCATGAATGTTAAACACTGGCCATGGATGAAGGTGTACTACAAGATCAAGCCTCTTCTGCAGAGTGCCGAAACTGAGAAGGAGCTGGCGAACATGAAGGAAAACTATGAGAAGATGAAAACAGACCTGGCCACGGCCCTGGCTAAGAAGAAGGaactggaggagaagatggtgtCTCTTCTGCAGGAGAAGAATGATCTGCAGCTGCAAGTGGCATCT GAATCAGAGAATCTGTCAGATGCTGAGGAGAGATGTGAGGGACTTATCAAGAGTAAGATTCAGCTGGAGGCAAAACTCAAAGAGACAAGTGAGAgactggaggatgaggaggaaatcAATGCTGAGCTGACTGCCAAGAAGAGGAAACTGGAGGATGAATGCTCTGAGCTCAAGAAGGACATTGATGACCTGGAGCTTACCTTAGCCaaagtggagaaggagaagcatgCCACTGAGAACAAG GTGAAGAACCTGACTGAAGAGATGGCCTCTCAAGATGAGAGCATTGCTAAGCtgacaaaggagaagaaagccCTCCAAGAGGCACATCAGCAGACTCTTGATGACCTGcaggcagaggaagacaaagtcaACACTCTGACCAAGGCAAAGACCAAGCTTGAGCAGCAAGTGGATGAT CTTGAAGGTTCTCTGGAGCAAGAGAAGAAGCTTCGCATGGACCTTGAGAGAGCCAAGAGGAAGCTTGAGGGTGATTTGAAACTGGCCCAGGAATCCATCATGGATCTTGAGAATGACAAGCAGCAGTCTGAGGAGAAAATCAAGAA GAAGGACTTTGAGACAAGCCAGCTTCTTAGTAAGATTGAAGATGAACAATCTTTGGGTGCTCAGCTACAGAAGAAGATTAAAGAGCTCCAG GCTCGTATTGAGGAACTGGAGGAAGAAATTGAAGCTGAGCGTGCTGCTCGCGCCAAGGTTGAGAAGCAGAGAGCTGACCTCTCCAGGGAACTTGAAGAGATCAGTGAGAGACTTGAGGAGGCTGGTGGAGCCACTGCTGCTCAGATTGAGATGAACAAGAAGCGCGAGGCAGAGTTCCAGAAGCTGCGTCGTGACCTTGAGGAGTCCACCCTACAGCATGAAGCCACCGCTGCTGCTCTCCGCAAGAAGCAGGCCGACAGTGTTGCAGAGCTGGGAGAACAGATCGACAACCTCCAGCGTGTCAAGCAGAAGCTTGAGAAGGAGAAGAGTGAATACAAGATGGAGATTGATGACTTGTCCAGCAACATGGAAGCTGTTGCAAAGGCCAAG GGAAATCTCGAGAAGATGTGCCGCACCTTTGAGGACCAGCTTAGTGAACTTAAGGCTAAGAATGATGAGAATGTTCGCCAGATAAATGATGTCAGCGCTCAGAGAGCAAGACTGCTGACAGAGAATG GTGAGTTTGGTCGTCAAGTTGAGGAGAAAGAAGCCCTCGTCTCCCAGCTGACCAGAGGCAAGCAAGCCTTCACACAGCAGATTGAGGAGCTGAAGAGACAAATCGAGGAGGAAGTTAAG GCCAAGAATGCCCTTGCCCACGGTGTGCAATCAGCCCGCCATGACTGTGATCTTCTGAGGGAGCAgtttgaggaggagcaggaggcgaAGGCTGAGCTGCAACGTGGAATGTCCAAGGCCAACAGTGAAGTGGCCCAGTGGAGGAGCAAGTATGAAACTGATGCCATCCAGCGCACTGAGGAGCTTGAGGAGGCAAA GAAAAAGCTTGCCCAGCGCCTTCAGGAAGCTGAGGAGCAGATTGAGGCTGTGAATTCCAAGTGTGCTTCTCTGGAGAAGACCAAACAGAGGCTCCAGGGTGAGGTGGAGGACCTCATGATTGATGTGGAGAGGGCCAATGGGCTGGCTGCCAACCTTGACAAGAAGCAAAGGAACTTTGACAAG GTCTTGGCAGAGTGGAAACAAAAGTATGAGGAAGGTCAGGCAGAGCTTGAAGGAGCTCAGAAAGAGGCTCGTTCTCTCAGCACTGAGCTGTTCAAGATGAAGAACTCCTATGAGGAAGCTCTGGATCAGCTGGAGACCCTGAAACGCGAGAACAAGAACCTGCAAC AGGAGATCTCAGACCTGACTGAACAGATTGGTGAGACTGGAAAGAGCATCCATGAGCTGGAGAAGTCCAAGAagcagatggagacagagaaggcTGAAATCCAGACAGCACTTGAGGAAGCTGAG GGAACACTGGAACATGAAGAATCCAAGATTCTGCGTGTCCAGCTGGAGCTCAACCAGGTTAAGGGTGAG AGTGAAGTAGATGACACTGTTCAGGAAGCAAGGAATGCAGAGGAGAAGGCCAAGAAAGCCATTACTGAT gCTGCTATGATGgctgaggagctgaagaaggagCAGGACACCAGTGCTCAcctggagaggatgaagaagaacctGGAGGTCACAGTCAAGGACCTGCAGCACCGCCTGGATGAGGCTGAGAACTTGGCCATGAAGGGTGGCAAGAAGCAGCTCCAGAAACTGGAGTCCAGG